Part of the Deltaproteobacteria bacterium genome, ATGGGGCATGAAACCCGCCATCTGGTGGGGAGTCGTGGTGCGGAGAACCACGGCGCCGGGGTCGTTGGGATTTTGCCAGTCCGAAAGGCAATAAAGCTCGTGACCGGGGGAAAGGCCCAAGGCAGCCTCCTCTCCGAAGGCCACGTGTCGGATTCCCCGCACCAGGAATCGATAAAGGAGGTCATTGGTGTCGGGGTCGGTGGCGGGCAGGCCGAAAAGCTCCAGTTTTTCGGTTCTCTCTCGCCTGCTGTCCCTTGCCAGAACCAGGAAGGGGTCGCCTCCTGCAGGCACCAAGTCTAGAACCGAGGCGTTCGCGGGATCGCCAGTGCGGGAGCTTATGACAAGGCGGTTGGCGAACATGGGGAAGAGCCCGTCCGATTCGTAAATCCCGTCCAATTCGTCGAACCCCGCAAAGGGCGTGAAGCCCTGGGCCAGGGCCGTTCTTGCGCCCTCGATGTAGGCGAAGCTGTAACGGGGCGAGAGCCTTCGTTCCAGAAGCCTCGCCACAGGGCAGATAAAGGAGTTTTCCGGATTGAACCAGGATACGTAGAGAATGTTTTCATCACGAATCATGGCCCGTTCCACTTCCCGCCCCCTGACCGACGCGAAAACCCAAGGACTATCAGGAAACCATCATTTGTCAGTTGCCCGAAAGAGCCTTATCGGAATGCTTCGCTATTAAGCGGAGCATGGTTCTTTTCCATTTTTTAAGGAATCCGGCAAAGGGAGGAAATGCCCCGGCCTTCCTCCCCCCCTCCTTTTTCGGGAAAACGAAAAATGGAAATAAATTGCGCTCCCGGAAATATATTGTTTACCTTAAAACCCCCTTTGACCGCAACATTATCTCCATGGTCTCCCTGGTGGAGTAACGGAACCTGAAACCCAGGTCCAGGAGTTTTTTCGGGTTCATGGCCCAGGGATAGCGCACGTAGTCCACAAAGGACGGCGGGGCCTTGAGGATTGGAAGGCCCAATTTCCAGGCAAGGCCGAAGGCCGCCTTCAGCATGAGGTCGGTCATTGGCACGGCGGGCCTTTTGGTCAGGGCGTTGACCTCGGAAACGGTCATGAAGTCCGGCGGAGCCAGGTTGTAGGGGCCGGTTGCCTCTTTTTCCAGAAGAAAGAGCATGGCGCTAACCACGTCGTCCTCGTGCACGAACTGGAAGGGCGGGGCCGAACCCACCGGCGCAAGGGCCACGGGCAGGGTGAACAGGGCCGAGATGTAGTTGTTCACGGACGGGCCGTAGATGACCGAGGGCCGCACCCAGCAGAGCTTTATTTCGGGATGTTTCGCCTGAAATTCCGAAAGATAAGCCTCC contains:
- a CDS encoding NAD-dependent epimerase/dehydratase family protein, whose translation is MGKTVFVTGLAGYLGECLGRELDRGAFCDRFYGIDVKPPLSKYERGEARRLDVTGKSAAAWIREIRPDVLIHMAFVVTPVHDENLMHRVNVTGTKNVMEAALAAGVKQIMVTSSGTAYGAFPDNPVPLNETDPIRRHPDFPYARDKAEVEAYLSEFQAKHPEIKLCWVRPSVIYGPSVNNYISALFTLPVALAPVGSAPPFQFVHEDDVVSAMLFLLEKEATGPYNLAPPDFMTVSEVNALTKRPAVPMTDLMLKAAFGLAWKLGLPILKAPPSFVDYVRYPWAMNPKKLLDLGFRFRYSTRETMEIMLRSKGVLR
- a CDS encoding HIRAN domain-containing protein; protein product: MIRDENILYVSWFNPENSFICPVARLLERRLSPRYSFAYIEGARTALAQGFTPFAGFDELDGIYESDGLFPMFANRLVISSRTGDPANASVLDLVPAGGDPFLVLARDSRRERTEKLELFGLPATDPDTNDLLYRFLVRGIRHVAFGEEAALGLSPGHELYCLSDWQNPNDPGAVVLRTTTPHQMAGFMPHYLGEEVARLREAGAALRVLVERVNPSPAPRHQRLMCVMRARAMPGFKPFSSFRYMPVNPQAGY